In the genome of Thiorhodovibrio winogradskyi, the window CTGCTCCATTGAGCTGCCCGAGTGCGAAGTGGATGTGGATTTCGCTCGGCTGTGGACATGATTGGACATCATACGCTTGGCCAGGCTTGCATGGTGCCAGTCAATTAAAGGTGCCTGGCTCGAATTGTTTTGCCAGCATGACAGAAACAATCCGACCCTGGTCCCATAAACACGCTCAGGGAATGCCACGGATATCGCTCTCCCCGCAGCATCTCGAATTCAGTTTCCACATTTGTGATGGGCCTATCTGCCTCTATCGATCCAGGCGGTTCTATCCCAGCAGCCCACGACGCTTGAGAAACAAGACAAACCGCTCTCGGCGCTGGTGCACTCGTTCGAGCTGGCGAGGAAAATTTTCTTCGGTAAAGGCTGGGGTGCGGAAGACTTCCGGTTCGGGTAAGGCCAGCACAAGGTCGATTTGCTGCCCAAAATAGACCCGCTTGCCAGCATCGCTGACGGCCAGATCGAAAATACGGTTGGCCATCTTGATGGCCTCTTGCTGTCGATCTTGATCAGCGAGCCGAATCAGATAAGCCCGACAGACGCCAATCGCCGCTCGCAGCTGATCGTAGCCACGCGGCGAACGCTTGCCCGGTAGCAGCATGACATTGGCGAGCCGACTGGCCAGGCAATCAAATGGATGCAGCACCTGCACAAGATGCCCGCCGGTCAGTACAACTGGAACACGTCGGCGCAGAATGTCCGTCTCGTTTAACCCAGCGACCATGCCGAGAAAGTCGGCGACTACGTGGTTATTGTCGTCGAGAATCACTGCGGTGTTGGGGGGCGGATCGCTCGGTTCCGGAATCTGGCAGCGGTAGTGCAGTATCTCGGCCAAGGCTTCAGCCTGCGCCGGATCGCCAAGGAAGTCGATGTCGAGCGTCTCGGTCAGGATGGGCAATCCAAGCAGATGCTCCCAAAGCGCCACGGCTTGTCCGCCGACCAATGTCAGCTCCTCGTCGGCATGTTCAAGCCAGCGCAGCACCTCGTCGATGTTCACAGATCTTCCAGGAATTCGGCATAGGCAGCTTTTGACATCCCGGCGACGCGCGGGCGATAGGGCGCGAAAATGCAGCCAATCGAGATGGAATCGACGATCTTCGCCCTAGCTAATTCCGGAGAACCGTCCTCGGATGAGGCGTTGTCTGGAACGTCATCCATCGGCGCATCAGAACCTTGAGCACCCGTCTCATCGTCGTTGCGAGGGTTTGACATCAGGCAGTTCGAGATCATCATGGAACCGAGTATAAATTATAGGCGCCTCAAATCAAAAAACCCCGAGGCGCGAACCTCGGGGCTGGATGGTAAAAGCCTGGATTCACGCGAAATAGGTTGGATTATCGGGAGTCTTTATTTTTGCAGCTCAAAACAATTCCAAAACAATTCGAGCCTGGCCGTTCGCAGTAACAACAGTCAGTCTACCCATAGATTCCCTGGCCCCATAGATTCCCGAGCGCAGCCGCGGATATGATTGCCTGCGGCCGATTGCGGCTTCTGTAACTTGCAAATCCGGGGCAGTTCTCCGAAAATGCAAGGATGATTCCGCGCCACCTCTCTGCCCGCCTCGCGTCTCTGCTCGGACAATTTCCGGCCGTCGCCCTGCTCGGACCGCGCCAGGTTGGTAAAACCACCCTGGCCCGCCGTTTGATGCCGGATTCCGAGATGCATTATCTCGATCTCGAGAATCCCCAGGATCTCGCCAAACTTGCCGATGCCCCCGCTTACCTGGCCAGCATTCAGGGCAAGCTGGTCGTCATCGATGAGATCCAGCGGGCGCCGGGTCTGTTCCAAGTCCTGCGCGGTCTGATCGACGAACGAGCACTGCGCGGAGCCGGAGTAGGCCAATTCCTGCTACTTGGATCGGCCTCGATTGATCTGCTGCGCCAGTCCAGCGAATCCTTGGCGGGACGCATTGCCTACTGCGAGCTCACACCCTTTCACGCGCTTGAGATCGGCGCTCCTGATTGTGATCGACTGTGGCTGCGCGGTGGTTTCCCGCGCAGTTTTTTGGCGTCGGACGAAGCGGTGAGCAATGAATGGCGGGCGCAGTTTATCGCCACCTATCTGGAACGGGATATTCCCCAGCTCGGCCCGCGGATTCCGGCAACGACATTACGACGCTTCTGGACCATGCTCGCGCATGCTCAGGGCGGGTTAAGCAATCTCTCGCAATTGGCGGGCAGTCTGGGGATCGATGGCAAAACGGCCGCGACCTATCTGGACCTGATGGAAGACCTGCTGCTGGTTCGGCGGCTAATGCCCTATCACGTGAATATCGGCAAGCGACTGGTTAAATCGCCAAAACTTTATGTCCGTGATTCCGGTTTGGTGCATAGCCTGCTGCGCATCGTCGATCTTGAAGACTTGCTCGCCCATCCGGTGGCGGGCATGAGCTGGGAGGGTTGCGTGATCGAGACCATTCTGGCCGCCACTCCCGCGCATACCCAGGCGTTTTTTTATCGCACCGCGGCGGGCGCGGAGATCGACTTGCTACTCGAGTTACCTGGGCAGCACCGCTGGGCGATTGAAATCAAACGCAGCTCGGCACCCAAGGTCACGCGCGGGTTTCGTCAGGCGATTGAAGATGTCGCGGCCGAGCAAGCCTTTGTCGTCTATCCGGGGTCGGAGAGTTACCCTCTGGGAAATGGCCTGCAAGCGGTGAATGCGCGCGACCTGGCGATGCGGCTGACCGGCTGATGTCCTGATCGGCGCGCCAGTGGTCGCGGGACAATGGCTGCCAGCACCGCATCTTGGCGCTTGAATGGCGTTAAGCCATGAGTTTTGGACCGGGTGACGGTCGCGGGGAACGCCGTGAATACATCCCTGTGGGCTTCATGGCGGCATCGCCCGATCAGATCCCGGGGTGCCAAGACTCCCCGCGCCCGTCACCCGACCCGACCCAAAACCGAGAGTTCGGTTGTTTCGGCGAGTTATCGGGTGGCTGGTGTTGGTCTCCGCTGGGTAGCGGATGGCACGGCGGTGAGTCTGGCCCATGGGGCACCAGCGGCTTGAATACGCGCATGGACTTCGGTGCCGCACAAAAAAGCCCCCGAGGAACGAAGCCCGGGGGCTGTATATTGAAAGCCTGAAACTAAGCGAAACGAGCTAGGTTAGCGGGAGTCTTGCACTGGTGGCTCGAAAAACAATTCGAGCCAGGCACCTTTAATTCAACTCTACGACCAGTTGACCGATCCGAAATACACCGACACCGGCGCCATTTTCGACATCATGGCCTACACGGTGATTCAGAAAGGACTTGAGCTTGCACAGGCTGCATAGGCGAAGCAGGATGTCTCATGCGCGAGGCATCGAACATCAGGCCAAGAATTAAAGGGAATTAAAGGCGCCGGGTTGAATTAAATGTGTCTGGCTCGAATTGTTTTCCCTGGCTCGAATTGTTTTGCCAGCATGACAGAAACTATCCGACCCTGGCCCCATAAACACCACCAAGTGTGGAGTCAAGTCTACAATGGCATGACAGCCTGAGCGAAATAGCCATTGCTGTCT includes:
- a CDS encoding ATP-binding protein; the protein is MIPRHLSARLASLLGQFPAVALLGPRQVGKTTLARRLMPDSEMHYLDLENPQDLAKLADAPAYLASIQGKLVVIDEIQRAPGLFQVLRGLIDERALRGAGVGQFLLLGSASIDLLRQSSESLAGRIAYCELTPFHALEIGAPDCDRLWLRGGFPRSFLASDEAVSNEWRAQFIATYLERDIPQLGPRIPATTLRRFWTMLAHAQGGLSNLSQLAGSLGIDGKTAATYLDLMEDLLLVRRLMPYHVNIGKRLVKSPKLYVRDSGLVHSLLRIVDLEDLLAHPVAGMSWEGCVIETILAATPAHTQAFFYRTAAGAEIDLLLELPGQHRWAIEIKRSSAPKVTRGFRQAIEDVAAEQAFVVYPGSESYPLGNGLQAVNARDLAMRLTG